One genomic region from Capra hircus breed San Clemente chromosome 6, ASM170441v1, whole genome shotgun sequence encodes:
- the C6H4orf48 gene encoding neuropeptide-like protein C4orf48 homolog, whose translation MAPLPPCGPPRSPPPRLLLLLLLLVLSATLLGAQARAEPAAGNAVPAQSRPCVDCHAFEFMQRALQDLRKTAYSLDARTESLLLQAERRALCACWLAGR comes from the exons ATGGCCCCCCTGCCGCCGTGCGGACCCCCGAGGTCGCCGCCGccgcggctgctgctgctgctgctgctgctggtgctgagcGCCACGCTGCTGGGCGCCCAGGCCCGCGCCGAGCCCGCCGCCGGGAACGCCGTCCCCGCGCAGA GCCGCCCGTGCGTGGACTGCCACGCTTTCGAGTTCATGCAGCGCGCCCTGCAGGACCTGCGCAAGACGGCCTACAGCCTGGACGCTCGG ACGGAGAGCCTCCTGCTGCAGGCCGAACGCCGGGCCCTGTGTGCCTGCTGGCTGGCTGGGCGCTGA